TCGGTATCATAGTTCTCCATGTCTTCGCCTTCATATTTTGTCGGGCATTTTGTCTGGACTTTTTCTGCCTCGAACACTCCGTCTTCCTGGATAAAACCTTCAACAAGGACGATGACATCCTCTGAGAAGTTATCCGGCTTTATGCCTTTATGGAATACCTGAAGCGTTCCCTTGCCTTCCTCGTAAAGTTCAAAACGGAGCTCCAGTTTGTCAGCGTCCCATTTAACAGATTCCTTATTAAGCAATCCCTGCGTCATAATATAATCGCCTTCATATTTCGAACCATTTTTGCTGAGGTCGGCAATCGTGATTTCCTTGCTCCCTGCACTTGGCATCGTAGAAAACATCATGATCACAAACGCGACTGCCGCAAGACCCAAACCCATTACGATTTTTTTATTTTTGGACATCATTATCTGCCTCCCAGCTTTTTGATCAATTCGTTATATTCTGATTCGGTAATGCTTCCTTCCACCAACATGGCGCGAAGCTTAGACTTTCTGGCTTCTAAATCATTTTTTGAAGCATCGTCCTTAACCGGCTTTACTTTCTTTTTCTTCATGATAAAAATCAATAGTACTGCCGAAAATATGGTTACACTGCCAACGACAGTAATGACAAGCCACAGAGGCATTT
This window of the Mesobacillus jeotgali genome carries:
- a CDS encoding cytochrome c maturation protein CcmE; this encodes MMSKNKKIVMGLGLAAVAFVIMMFSTMPSAGSKEITIADLSKNGSKYEGDYIMTQGLLNKESVKWDADKLELRFELYEEGKGTLQVFHKGIKPDNFSEDVIVLVEGFIQEDGVFEAEKVQTKCPTKYEGEDMENYDTEMHKEMYKNDKQE